The following are from one region of the Microbacterium sp. cx-55 genome:
- a CDS encoding ABC transporter substrate-binding protein, with amino-acid sequence MSLHHSTRGRLGLAVGALGASAILLAGCAGGGGDSASGGSSDEPLIIGTTDKITSIDPAGSYDNGSFAVMNQVYPFLFNSAYGTSDVTPDIAESGEFTSPTEYTVTLKPGLTFANGNELTASDVKFSFDRQLAIADENGPSSLLGNLDSVAAPDDTTVVFTLKNGNDQTWEQILSSPAAPIVDEDVFSADAVTSDDDIVAGNAFAGQYVIDSDSPNELISYVPNPDYGGSLPAAANGGVTVSYYTDASNLKLDVSSGEVDVAFRSLSATDIDDLSSDDAVKIVEGPGGETRYIVFNFDTMPFGAGTAEADAAKSLAVRQAMADLIDREAIAEDVYKGTYTPLYSFVPQGLSGATEPLKELYGDGDGGPDADKAASTLEAAGITEPVQLNLQYNGDHYGPSSGDEYAAVKSQLEEGGLFTVNLAQTEWVQYSKDRTSDVYPMYQLGWFPDYSDADNYLTPFFSADNFLVNHYENAEVQELITTQASQTDEATRADEIGQIQQLVAEDLSTLPLLQGTQVAVVGADVEGTTLDGSFKFRYAPLHK; translated from the coding sequence ATGTCACTGCACCACAGCACGCGCGGCCGTCTCGGTCTCGCCGTCGGAGCCCTCGGGGCCTCGGCGATCCTCCTGGCCGGCTGCGCGGGAGGCGGAGGCGACTCCGCATCCGGCGGCTCGTCGGATGAGCCGCTCATCATCGGCACGACCGACAAGATCACCTCGATCGACCCGGCCGGTTCGTACGACAACGGCTCCTTCGCCGTGATGAACCAGGTCTACCCGTTCCTCTTCAACAGCGCTTACGGCACCTCCGACGTCACACCCGACATCGCCGAGTCGGGCGAATTCACGTCGCCGACGGAGTACACCGTCACCCTCAAGCCCGGCCTCACGTTCGCCAACGGCAACGAGTTGACCGCATCCGACGTCAAGTTCTCGTTCGATCGCCAGCTCGCGATCGCCGATGAGAACGGCCCGTCGTCGCTGCTCGGAAATCTCGACAGCGTTGCGGCACCGGATGACACGACCGTCGTCTTCACGCTGAAGAACGGCAACGACCAGACCTGGGAGCAGATCCTCTCGAGCCCCGCGGCTCCGATCGTCGACGAGGACGTGTTCTCCGCCGACGCAGTGACCTCCGACGACGACATCGTGGCGGGGAACGCGTTCGCCGGCCAGTACGTGATCGACTCGGACAGCCCGAACGAGCTCATCTCCTACGTACCGAACCCGGACTACGGCGGATCCCTGCCGGCGGCCGCGAACGGCGGCGTGACGGTCAGCTACTACACCGACGCCTCGAACCTGAAGCTCGATGTGTCCAGCGGCGAGGTCGATGTCGCATTCCGCAGCCTCTCGGCCACCGACATCGACGACCTCTCGAGCGACGATGCGGTCAAGATCGTCGAGGGCCCGGGTGGCGAGACGCGCTACATCGTCTTCAACTTCGACACGATGCCCTTCGGCGCCGGAACAGCCGAGGCCGACGCGGCCAAGTCCCTCGCCGTCCGCCAGGCCATGGCCGACCTGATCGACCGAGAGGCCATCGCCGAAGACGTGTACAAGGGCACCTACACCCCCCTGTACTCCTTCGTTCCGCAGGGCCTGTCGGGCGCGACCGAGCCGCTCAAGGAGCTCTACGGCGACGGCGACGGCGGTCCGGATGCCGACAAGGCGGCGTCGACTCTCGAGGCCGCGGGCATCACCGAGCCGGTGCAGCTGAACCTGCAGTACAACGGCGACCACTACGGCCCCTCGTCGGGTGACGAGTACGCCGCGGTGAAGTCGCAGCTCGAGGAGGGTGGCCTGTTCACCGTCAACCTCGCGCAGACCGAGTGGGTGCAGTACTCCAAGGACCGCACCTCCGACGTCTACCCGATGTACCAGCTGGGTTGGTTCCCGGACTACTCGGATGCCGACAACTACCTGACTCCCTTCTTCTCGGCAGACAACTTCCTCGTGAACCACTACGAGAACGCCGAGGTGCAGGAGCTCATCACGACGCAGGCGTCGCAGACCGACGAGGCGACCCGCGCCGATGAGATCGGACAGATCCAGCAGCTCGTGGCCGAAGACCTCTCGACGCTGCCGCTGCTGCAGGGCACGCAGGTCGCGGTCGTCGGCGCGGACGTGGAGGGCACCACCCTCGACGGTTCGTTCAAGTTCCGCTACGCACCGCTGCACAAGTAA
- a CDS encoding ABC transporter permease produces the protein MSPDTSSGPSGIPDAAPALAAVTTRKKPLADRIPVLSHLRRSVGLQRGMLLIGVVLTTLFVLVALLAQWIAPYGFAQRSVDGTDFGTLQAPNATNVLGTTVSGFDVLSRTIWGAQTALLAIICAIAFSIFIGVFLGLVGGYFGGWLDRLLVVLADAIYSFPSLLLAIVMSIVISRGQSTLEGGILASAIAITVVFVPQYFRVIRAEVVRVKTEPFVESARVTGVPIGRILVRHVLRNSTRSLPVVVTLNASEALLTLAGLGFLGFGIEATAAAEWGYDLNRAVSDVTSGIWWTAMPPGIAIVLVVLGITLVGESLNDLSDPRLRTRRRAGGKS, from the coding sequence ATGTCTCCGGACACCTCTTCCGGCCCGTCCGGGATTCCGGATGCGGCGCCCGCGCTCGCCGCGGTGACCACGCGCAAGAAGCCGCTCGCGGACCGCATCCCGGTGCTCTCGCACCTGCGTCGGAGCGTCGGTCTGCAGCGCGGGATGCTGCTGATCGGCGTCGTGCTGACGACGCTGTTCGTTCTGGTCGCGCTCCTTGCGCAGTGGATCGCGCCGTACGGGTTCGCGCAGCGTTCGGTCGACGGCACCGACTTCGGAACACTGCAGGCACCGAACGCGACCAACGTGCTCGGCACGACCGTCAGCGGGTTCGATGTGCTCTCACGCACGATCTGGGGCGCGCAGACGGCGCTTCTCGCGATCATCTGCGCGATCGCGTTCTCGATCTTCATCGGTGTGTTCCTCGGGCTCGTCGGCGGCTACTTCGGCGGGTGGCTCGACCGGCTGCTCGTGGTTCTCGCCGACGCGATCTACTCGTTCCCCTCGCTGCTGCTCGCGATCGTCATGTCGATCGTCATCAGCCGTGGCCAGTCGACGCTCGAGGGTGGAATCCTCGCCTCCGCGATCGCGATCACGGTCGTGTTCGTGCCGCAGTACTTCCGCGTCATCCGCGCCGAGGTCGTGCGGGTGAAGACCGAGCCGTTCGTGGAGTCGGCGCGAGTCACGGGGGTACCGATCGGCCGCATCCTGGTGCGTCACGTGCTCCGCAACTCGACGCGGTCGCTGCCGGTCGTGGTGACCCTCAACGCGTCGGAAGCGCTGCTGACGCTGGCCGGTCTCGGGTTCCTCGGCTTCGGCATCGAGGCGACGGCGGCCGCGGAATGGGGGTACGACCTGAACCGCGCGGTGTCGGATGTCACGAGCGGTATCTGGTGGACCGCCATGCCGCCCGGCATCGCGATCGTGCTGGTCGTGCTCGGCATCACCCTCGTCGGCGAAAGCCTGAACGACCTGAGCGACCCGCGGCTGCGGACCCGTCGCCGGGCGGGAGGAAAGTCATGA
- a CDS encoding ABC transporter permease has product MVTAVDAAAVAKPVAPQRGGLWRYILIRLILIIPTVFILVTVVFLLMRVTGDPITAALGGRLPPDQLAERIAQAGYDRPLYVQYFEYIGGVFRGDFGNTLTDGRPVVDILLQYGAATLELAFYALIVAFVLGIPLGLLAAYKRDRWQDAALRIAAILGYATPIFFLGMVLKLIFSVGLGILPVAGRAGTRTQLKLQSLDDPTGIYLIDAFRIGDPGAVGDVLLHAILPALALGILTAGIFLRLVRTNVIGTLGAQYVTSARSRGVGEYRLVTKNAYRPALIPIVTVIGLQIAMLLAGAVLTETTFEWNGIGFMLSEYLKARDFVAVQGIVVMIAVVVAITNFIVDVVAALIDPRVRY; this is encoded by the coding sequence ATGGTCACAGCGGTCGACGCCGCCGCCGTCGCAAAACCCGTCGCGCCGCAGCGCGGGGGATTGTGGCGCTACATCCTCATCCGACTCATCCTCATCATTCCGACCGTCTTCATCCTGGTGACGGTCGTCTTCCTTCTGATGCGGGTCACGGGCGACCCCATCACGGCGGCTCTCGGCGGGAGACTTCCCCCCGACCAGCTCGCGGAGCGCATCGCGCAAGCCGGGTACGACCGGCCGCTGTACGTGCAGTACTTCGAGTACATCGGCGGCGTCTTCCGCGGTGACTTCGGCAACACCCTGACCGACGGCCGCCCGGTCGTCGACATCCTGCTGCAGTACGGCGCGGCGACGCTCGAGCTGGCGTTCTACGCACTGATCGTCGCGTTCGTGCTCGGCATCCCGCTCGGACTCCTCGCGGCGTACAAGCGCGACCGCTGGCAGGATGCGGCACTCCGGATCGCCGCGATCCTCGGCTACGCCACCCCGATCTTCTTCCTCGGGATGGTGCTGAAGCTCATCTTCTCGGTCGGCCTCGGCATCCTCCCGGTCGCGGGCCGCGCGGGCACGCGCACGCAGCTCAAGCTGCAGTCGCTCGATGATCCGACCGGCATCTACCTCATCGACGCCTTCCGGATCGGTGACCCCGGGGCGGTCGGCGACGTGCTGCTGCACGCGATCCTGCCGGCGCTGGCCCTCGGCATCCTGACCGCCGGCATCTTCCTGCGCCTCGTGCGCACGAACGTGATCGGCACCCTCGGCGCGCAGTACGTCACCTCGGCGCGCTCGCGCGGCGTCGGCGAGTACCGACTCGTCACGAAGAACGCCTACCGCCCGGCGCTCATCCCGATCGTCACGGTCATCGGCCTGCAGATCGCGATGCTGCTCGCGGGAGCCGTGCTGACCGAGACCACCTTCGAATGGAACGGCATCGGCTTCATGCTCTCCGAGTACCTGAAGGCGCGCGACTTCGTCGCCGTGCAGGGCATCGTCGTGATGATCGCCGTCGTCGTGGCGATCACGAACTTCATCGTCGATGTCGTGGCCGCCCTCATCGACCCCCGAGTGAGGTACTGA